The Kordia sp. SMS9 genome window below encodes:
- a CDS encoding sulfite exporter TauE/SafE family protein — MIAAGFIVGLLGSFHCVGMCGPIAFMLPVDRSNTYKKAGQIILYHVGRLLSYATIGFVFGLLGKSLYIFGIQQRLSIAIGILMIVVILIPYTTFNKYNFSKPIFKVISKVKSSLGKQFKKKTLDTFFTIGFLNGFLPCGLVYMAVFGAVAMGSMLEGSVYMLFFGLGTIPLMTTAIYIGKFLNTSIKRRIQKAIPVFVVIIGMLFILRGLGLGIPYISPAPNAGLVTSTMNCH, encoded by the coding sequence ATGATTGCAGCAGGTTTTATAGTAGGATTGTTAGGAAGTTTTCACTGTGTAGGCATGTGCGGACCAATCGCCTTTATGTTGCCAGTAGATCGTTCCAATACATATAAAAAAGCAGGACAAATTATATTGTATCACGTTGGGCGATTGCTCTCGTATGCAACTATCGGATTCGTTTTTGGCTTGCTTGGAAAAAGCTTGTACATTTTCGGAATTCAACAACGTTTGTCAATTGCAATAGGTATTTTGATGATTGTTGTGATTCTGATTCCTTACACAACCTTTAATAAATACAACTTTTCAAAACCTATTTTTAAAGTGATTTCGAAAGTGAAATCGAGTTTAGGAAAACAATTCAAAAAGAAAACCTTAGATACTTTTTTTACCATTGGTTTTTTAAACGGATTTCTTCCGTGCGGATTGGTCTATATGGCAGTTTTTGGTGCTGTTGCTATGGGAAGCATGCTAGAAGGAAGTGTGTACATGCTGTTTTTTGGTTTAGGAACGATTCCACTCATGACGACGGCAATTTATATTGGAAAATTTTTAAATACTTCTATCAAACGTCGAATTCAAAAAGCAATTCCTGTGTTTGTAGTTATTATTGGGATGTTATTTATTTTACGCGGTTTAGGCTTGGGCATTCCCTATATTTCTCCAGCGCCAAATGCAGGTTTGGTCACGAGTACGATGAATTGTCATTAG
- the ccoN gene encoding cytochrome-c oxidase, cbb3-type subunit I has translation MEIQQFYYDNKIVKNFIYATIVWGVVGMLVGLLLAFLFLFPDFGEGISWLSFGRLRPLHTNAVIFAFVGNAIFAGVYYSLQRLLKARMASDFLSKVNFWGWQLIIVGAALTLPLGYTTSKEYAELEWPFDIAIALIWVAFGVNMIWTILKRRQRHLYVAIWFYLATFVTVAVLHIFNSLELPVSALKSYSVYAGVQDALVQWWYGHNAVAFFLTTPFLGLMYYFVPKAANRPIYSYRLSIVHFWSLIFIYIWAGPHHLLYTALPEWAQNLGVAFSVMLIMPSWGGMINGLLTLRGAWDKVRTDPVLKFMVVAITGYGMATFEGPMLSLKNVNAIAHFTDWIIAHVHVGALAWNGFLAFGMIYWLVPRLFKTKLFSRGLANAHFWIGTLGIIIYALPMYVAGFTQAFMWKQFNPEGNLVYPNFIETVTEIIPMYWMRAIGGTLYIIGMLILVYNIVLTISKSRNKVTDELAEAPALQRVSKKRVKGEGWHTWLERKPIKLTIYATIAILIGGIVQIVPTIMIDSNIPTITEVKPYTPLELEGRDIYIREGCVGCHSQMIRPFRSEVERYGEYSKAGEFVYDHPFLWGSKRTGPDLQREGTDKLKKNDAWHYKHMYNPRGIEETSIMPSYPWLIRDRLDTSSTQDKMRAMVTLGVPYTEQEIADALQFMDEQAIGIVENLKQDPDLLKSFKTGREKAATEGTEFIEIKDREIVALIAYLQRLGTDIQVKDSKEVASQNK, from the coding sequence ATGGAAATCCAACAGTTTTATTACGATAATAAAATCGTTAAAAACTTCATCTATGCAACTATAGTATGGGGAGTTGTAGGAATGTTAGTAGGATTGTTATTAGCATTCTTATTTTTGTTTCCAGATTTTGGTGAAGGTATTTCTTGGCTAAGTTTTGGTCGTTTACGTCCATTACACACCAATGCAGTAATTTTTGCCTTTGTAGGAAACGCCATTTTTGCAGGAGTATATTACTCACTACAGCGATTACTAAAAGCCAGAATGGCAAGCGATTTTTTAAGTAAAGTCAACTTTTGGGGATGGCAATTAATCATTGTAGGAGCCGCATTAACATTGCCTTTAGGATACACAACTTCTAAAGAATATGCAGAACTAGAATGGCCATTTGACATTGCAATTGCCTTAATTTGGGTTGCATTCGGTGTCAACATGATTTGGACGATCTTAAAAAGAAGACAACGTCACTTATATGTGGCAATATGGTTCTATTTAGCTACGTTTGTAACAGTTGCAGTATTACACATTTTTAACAGTTTAGAATTGCCAGTAAGCGCCTTAAAAAGTTACTCTGTATACGCAGGTGTACAAGATGCCTTGGTGCAATGGTGGTACGGACACAATGCGGTAGCCTTCTTCCTAACCACACCATTTTTAGGATTGATGTATTACTTTGTGCCAAAAGCGGCAAACCGACCTATTTACTCGTATCGACTTTCTATTGTACACTTTTGGTCGCTCATCTTTATTTACATCTGGGCAGGACCACACCATTTATTATATACAGCATTGCCAGAATGGGCACAAAACTTAGGAGTTGCCTTTTCCGTAATGTTAATTATGCCTTCTTGGGGAGGAATGATCAACGGATTATTGACACTTCGTGGTGCTTGGGATAAAGTTCGAACCGATCCTGTGTTGAAGTTTATGGTAGTGGCAATTACTGGATACGGTATGGCAACCTTTGAAGGACCAATGCTTTCCTTAAAAAATGTAAATGCTATTGCTCACTTTACCGATTGGATTATTGCACACGTTCACGTTGGCGCTTTAGCTTGGAACGGTTTCTTAGCCTTTGGTATGATCTATTGGTTGGTACCAAGATTATTTAAAACAAAGTTGTTCTCCAGAGGTTTGGCAAATGCACATTTCTGGATAGGAACTTTAGGAATCATCATCTATGCATTGCCAATGTATGTAGCAGGATTTACACAAGCGTTCATGTGGAAACAATTTAATCCAGAAGGAAACTTAGTATATCCAAACTTTATAGAAACGGTTACGGAAATCATTCCAATGTATTGGATGCGTGCTATTGGAGGTACTCTATACATCATAGGGATGTTGATCTTAGTGTATAACATTGTACTTACCATTTCTAAATCAAGAAATAAAGTTACAGACGAATTGGCGGAAGCACCTGCATTACAGCGTGTATCTAAAAAACGTGTAAAAGGTGAAGGATGGCACACTTGGTTAGAGCGTAAGCCAATCAAATTAACCATCTATGCTACGATTGCGATCTTAATTGGTGGAATTGTACAAATCGTTCCTACAATAATGATTGATTCTAATATTCCGACCATTACGGAAGTGAAACCATACACACCATTAGAACTAGAAGGTAGAGATATTTACATCCGTGAAGGTTGTGTCGGTTGTCACTCGCAAATGATTCGTCCGTTTAGAAGTGAAGTAGAACGGTATGGAGAATATTCAAAAGCAGGCGAATTTGTGTACGATCATCCATTCCTTTGGGGAAGTAAACGTACAGGACCCGACTTGCAACGTGAAGGAACAGACAAGTTAAAAAAGAATGATGCGTGGCATTACAAACACATGTACAATCCAAGAGGAATTGAAGAAACTTCCATCATGCCATCCTATCCTTGGCTGATTAGAGACAGGCTTGATACATCTAGCACACAAGATAAAATGCGTGCCATGGTAACATTGGGTGTTCCATACACAGAGCAAGAAATTGCAGATGCTTTACAATTTATGGACGAACAAGCCATCGGAATTGTAGAAAACTTAAAGCAGGATCCTGATTTATTAAAATCATTCAAAACTGGAAGAGAAAAAGCAGCTACAGAAGGAACCGAATTTATAGAAATAAAAGACCGTGAAATCGTTGCCTTAATTGCATACTTACAACGATTAGGAACAGACATACAAGTAAAAGATTCAAAAGAAGTAGCATCACAAAATAAATAA
- the ccoS gene encoding cbb3-type cytochrome oxidase assembly protein CcoS yields the protein MSVIYVLLTISIVVAILFFVAFIMAVKNGQFDDSYTPSVRMLFEDELVKEEPKK from the coding sequence ATGAGTGTTATATATGTTTTACTAACCATCAGTATTGTGGTCGCAATACTCTTCTTTGTCGCCTTTATCATGGCGGTAAAAAACGGACAATTTGACGATAGTTATACGCCATCGGTGCGCATGCTATTTGAAGATGAATTAGTAAAAGAAGAACCAAAAAAATAG
- a CDS encoding cbb3-type cytochrome c oxidase N-terminal domain-containing protein: MRNLIPSWVRVLVVFFLIMIGIEYFVESGDRPAFMENPMIMLFLLLVLLILIAIEGIVAAFERILYNSLDEEAKKRYEENKERKPRFTKLKKIYNKLVDSKPVEAEAEIILDHNYDGIKELDNNLPPWWLYGFYATIIFGVIYMLKYHVFDGENQYLEYQQEEKLAQIEIDLYNAKNTNNVIDYDAVTLLTEASDISAGKQIYVKNCVSCHRIDGGGGIGANLTDKNWILGGGIKNVFKTISLGGRPGKGMNAWTKQGLKAEQIQQVASYVLTFQGTTPGEGAKPAEGEIWVDPDVKEEVMDEKANDSIKVETSAIN, encoded by the coding sequence ATGAGAAATTTAATTCCATCTTGGGTACGTGTACTCGTCGTTTTTTTCCTAATCATGATAGGAATCGAATACTTTGTTGAATCTGGCGATAGACCAGCATTTATGGAGAATCCTATGATCATGCTGTTCTTACTACTGGTGTTACTCATCTTAATTGCCATTGAAGGCATCGTGGCAGCTTTTGAAAGAATTCTATACAATAGTTTAGATGAAGAAGCGAAAAAACGATATGAAGAAAATAAAGAACGCAAGCCAAGGTTTACGAAGCTTAAAAAAATCTACAACAAATTAGTAGACTCGAAACCTGTGGAAGCAGAAGCAGAAATTATTCTCGACCACAATTATGATGGCATCAAAGAGTTAGACAATAACTTACCGCCATGGTGGTTGTACGGATTCTACGCAACGATCATCTTTGGAGTTATTTATATGCTAAAATATCATGTGTTTGATGGAGAAAATCAATACCTAGAATATCAACAAGAAGAAAAGTTAGCGCAAATTGAAATAGACCTATACAATGCAAAGAATACTAATAATGTGATAGACTATGATGCGGTTACCTTACTCACAGAAGCTTCAGACATCAGCGCGGGAAAACAAATTTATGTAAAAAACTGCGTCTCTTGTCACAGAATTGATGGAGGTGGAGGAATTGGTGCAAACCTCACTGATAAAAACTGGATTTTAGGTGGAGGTATTAAAAACGTTTTCAAAACCATTTCGTTAGGTGGACGCCCAGGAAAAGGAATGAATGCGTGGACGAAACAAGGACTCAAAGCTGAACAAATTCAGCAAGTAGCAAGTTATGTGCTTACATTTCAAGGAACAACTCCTGGAGAAGGCGCAAAACCAGCAGAAGGAGAAATTTGGGTAGATCCTGATGTTAAGGAAGAAGTCATGGACGAAAAAGCCAATGATTCTATAAAAGTAGAAACGTCAGCAATCAACTAA
- a CDS encoding CBS domain-containing protein, with the protein MGSQLVKPIDSDELQKEFIQQLLYDIEALATMIETNDFEQGIQRIGAEQEVCIVDSFYRPSFNALEILDEINDPHFTTELGLFNIEANLDPIVLKDNCFSQLEKDLTYLLEKAQKAAKTIKDNKIILAGILPTFKRSDLVFENMTPHKRYKTLNDILKDIKGNDFKLQIRGVDELILRHESILFEACNTSFQVHLQIGLDEIIDKYNWSQAIAGPVLATMTNAPMLLGKELWSETRIALFQQSIDLRNTSHLLREQKPRVSFGTDWIKNSILDVFTDDITRYKALVTTDFEGNSVDDLAKGIKPKLKALNLHNGTLYKWNRVCYGVAKNVAHLRIENRYIPAGPSIKDEIANALFWVGVMQGMPDDCKNIWERMHFKDARGNFIKAARTGLDSYFNWFGEGISAKKLVLEVLIPMAKEGLKKSNVSDTDSDYYLGIIEDRVHKNTNGSKWQVRSARKLNKIVSAEETNILLTHHLYQNQLENRPVHEWELATVSSDAQKHSQNKMYKVMTKEVYVVNENDLVGLIEKIMQWKNIHHIPVVDEDNKIVGIISATNLNANSHKDMFVKEIMSTNIIVGTPEMTIEKAEKLMLDHEVACLPILDNDYLVGIFTKNDLKKIKSNY; encoded by the coding sequence ATGGGATCACAACTAGTAAAACCAATAGATTCAGACGAATTACAAAAAGAATTTATACAACAATTATTGTACGATATAGAAGCCTTGGCGACAATGATTGAAACGAACGATTTTGAACAAGGAATTCAACGTATTGGCGCAGAACAAGAAGTATGCATTGTCGATTCGTTTTACAGACCTTCGTTTAATGCATTGGAAATTTTAGACGAAATCAACGATCCGCATTTCACAACAGAATTGGGTTTATTCAACATAGAAGCCAATTTAGATCCTATTGTGTTGAAAGATAATTGCTTCTCACAACTAGAAAAAGATTTAACGTATTTGTTAGAAAAAGCCCAAAAAGCAGCGAAAACTATTAAAGATAACAAAATCATACTCGCAGGAATTCTACCAACCTTCAAACGTAGTGATTTGGTTTTCGAAAATATGACACCTCACAAACGTTACAAAACCTTAAACGATATTTTAAAAGACATCAAAGGAAACGATTTTAAACTGCAAATTAGAGGTGTAGATGAACTTATTTTACGTCATGAATCTATCCTTTTTGAAGCCTGCAACACAAGTTTTCAAGTACATTTACAAATTGGTTTGGACGAAATTATTGATAAATACAACTGGTCACAAGCCATTGCAGGACCTGTATTAGCTACCATGACCAATGCACCAATGTTGCTAGGAAAAGAATTGTGGAGCGAAACACGCATTGCCCTTTTTCAACAAAGTATTGACTTGCGAAATACATCACACTTACTAAGAGAACAAAAACCGAGAGTTTCTTTTGGAACCGATTGGATAAAAAACTCTATTCTGGATGTGTTTACCGATGATATTACACGCTATAAAGCCTTGGTAACCACCGATTTTGAAGGAAATTCCGTAGACGATTTAGCCAAAGGTATCAAACCAAAATTAAAAGCGTTAAATCTGCACAATGGAACCTTATATAAGTGGAATAGAGTCTGCTACGGAGTCGCTAAAAATGTAGCACATTTGCGCATTGAAAACCGATACATTCCTGCAGGACCGAGCATAAAAGACGAAATTGCCAATGCGCTATTTTGGGTGGGCGTAATGCAGGGAATGCCTGATGATTGTAAAAATATCTGGGAAAGAATGCATTTCAAAGATGCGCGTGGCAACTTTATCAAAGCGGCGCGTACAGGATTGGATTCGTATTTTAATTGGTTTGGCGAAGGAATTTCTGCCAAAAAATTAGTGTTGGAAGTGTTGATTCCGATGGCAAAAGAAGGATTAAAAAAATCGAACGTAAGTGATACCGACAGCGATTATTATTTAGGTATTATTGAAGATCGCGTTCACAAAAACACTAACGGGAGCAAATGGCAAGTCCGCAGTGCACGAAAACTAAACAAAATAGTTTCTGCGGAAGAAACCAATATCTTATTGACGCATCATTTATATCAAAATCAATTGGAAAATCGCCCTGTTCATGAATGGGAATTGGCAACAGTTTCGAGTGATGCGCAAAAACATTCACAAAACAAAATGTACAAAGTAATGACGAAAGAAGTGTATGTAGTGAATGAAAATGATTTGGTCGGTTTGATTGAAAAAATAATGCAATGGAAAAACATTCATCATATTCCAGTGGTGGATGAAGACAATAAAATTGTGGGCATCATTTCGGCTACAAATTTAAACGCCAACTCGCATAAAGATATGTTTGTCAAAGAAATAATGAGCACCAATATTATTGTGGGAACTCCTGAAATGACCATAGAAAAAGCTGAAAAACTTATGTTGGATCACGAAGTTGCCTGTTTGCCTATTTTAGATAATGATTATTTAGTTGGTATCTTTACTAAGAATGATCTTAAAAAAATTAAAAGCAACTATTAA
- a CDS encoding FixH family protein, which yields MKINWGTGIVLAFIAFISFIMYFVINMNVQSKYDHDLVTDTYYEEELKYQSNIDKERNALQLTTNLQLKQSKSGVEIQFPKTIDSKKIKGKVFLYRPSNKQFDFEIPISLSHHTLLIPDNRLLDGRWNIKVDWSDGDTEYLFKEEIQY from the coding sequence ATGAAAATAAATTGGGGAACAGGAATTGTATTAGCGTTTATAGCATTTATCAGTTTCATTATGTATTTCGTAATCAATATGAATGTACAATCAAAGTACGATCATGATTTGGTAACCGATACATATTACGAAGAAGAATTGAAATACCAATCGAATATTGATAAAGAACGTAATGCGCTACAATTAACCACCAATTTACAGCTAAAACAAAGTAAATCAGGCGTTGAAATTCAATTTCCGAAAACCATAGATAGTAAAAAAATAAAAGGAAAAGTGTTCCTATATCGACCATCAAACAAACAATTTGATTTTGAAATTCCGATTTCATTATCTCATCACACATTGCTCATACCTGACAATCGTTTGTTGGATGGTCGTTGGAACATAAAAGTCGATTGGAGCGATGGCGACACCGAGTATTTGTTTAAAGAAGAGATTCAATATTAG
- a CDS encoding CcoQ/FixQ family Cbb3-type cytochrome c oxidase assembly chaperone yields MLKFVKNHMETITGIEIYPLISLVIFFTFFVVLFWWVFTAKKEYITKVSNIPLDNSKNNQTP; encoded by the coding sequence ATGTTGAAATTTGTAAAAAATCATATGGAAACTATTACGGGTATTGAAATTTATCCGCTGATTTCCTTAGTCATCTTCTTTACCTTTTTTGTGGTGTTATTTTGGTGGGTATTCACTGCCAAAAAAGAATACATCACAAAAGTGAGTAATATACCATTAGACAATTCAAAAAATAACCAAACGCCATGA
- the ccoG gene encoding cytochrome c oxidase accessory protein CcoG has translation METPENERFRDSIGTINEEGKRAWVYPKKPSGKYYEWRKIVSYILLLFLFAAPFIKINGNQFLLFNVLERRFNIFGFPFWPQDFHMVVISMIIGVIFITLFTVAFGRIFCGWMCPQTIFMEMVFRRIEYWIEGDRGKQIRLDKQKWNAEKIKKRLLKWSIFLLISFAIANVFLAYLIGSDQLIQDILDGPFKHLGTLFPLLIFTGVFYFVFAWFREQVCIIACPYGRLQGVLLDEKSIVVAYDHKRGESENGRKKFRKNEDRAELGFGDCIDCFQCVHVCPTGIDIRNGTQLECVNCTACIDECDTIMEKINLPKGLIRYDSEAGIEKKEKFKFTPRLKAYSAVLVILIGVLIGMLLIRNDVEANIVRLRGQLYEKKANNMISNVFTYKVINKTTEAIPHVQFKIRKVPGTIRLVSISEEFIVPKQGIAEGTMFIEIPEHQIDNGKKKLVIDVYSDEKLIETTKINFMGPSSYN, from the coding sequence GTGGAAACACCAGAAAATGAACGATTCAGAGATTCCATCGGAACGATCAATGAAGAAGGAAAGCGTGCTTGGGTGTATCCAAAAAAACCAAGCGGCAAATATTATGAGTGGCGTAAAATTGTTAGTTATATCTTGCTACTCTTTCTATTTGCTGCTCCTTTTATAAAAATTAACGGAAACCAATTTTTACTATTCAATGTGTTGGAACGCCGTTTCAACATCTTCGGATTTCCGTTTTGGCCACAAGACTTTCACATGGTGGTCATCTCCATGATTATTGGCGTTATTTTTATTACACTATTTACGGTAGCGTTTGGTCGTATCTTTTGTGGATGGATGTGTCCGCAAACCATTTTCATGGAAATGGTCTTTCGACGTATTGAATATTGGATTGAAGGTGACAGAGGAAAACAAATTCGTCTCGATAAGCAAAAATGGAATGCTGAAAAAATTAAAAAACGACTGCTAAAATGGTCTATATTTTTACTAATTTCTTTTGCAATAGCCAATGTGTTTTTAGCGTATTTAATTGGAAGCGATCAGCTCATTCAAGATATTTTAGACGGTCCTTTTAAACACTTAGGAACCTTATTTCCGCTCTTAATATTTACAGGCGTATTTTACTTTGTCTTTGCATGGTTTCGCGAGCAAGTATGTATTATTGCCTGCCCTTACGGAAGATTGCAAGGTGTACTATTGGATGAAAAGTCTATTGTAGTGGCATACGATCATAAACGTGGCGAAAGCGAAAATGGACGTAAAAAATTTCGAAAAAATGAAGACAGAGCCGAACTTGGTTTTGGCGATTGTATTGACTGTTTTCAGTGTGTACATGTATGTCCTACTGGAATTGACATTCGAAATGGAACACAACTCGAATGTGTAAATTGCACCGCGTGTATTGACGAATGTGATACCATTATGGAAAAGATAAACTTACCAAAAGGATTGATTCGTTACGACAGTGAAGCAGGTATTGAAAAGAAAGAAAAGTTCAAATTTACACCACGATTAAAAGCGTATTCAGCAGTTTTAGTGATCTTAATTGGTGTATTGATCGGAATGTTATTGATCCGAAATGATGTAGAAGCAAATATTGTACGTTTGCGTGGACAATTGTATGAGAAAAAGGCAAACAACATGATTAGCAATGTGTTTACCTACAAAGTGATTAACAAAACCACAGAAGCCATTCCGCATGTACAATTCAAAATTAGAAAAGTGCCTGGAACCATTCGATTGGTATCTATCAGCGAAGAATTTATCGTACCAAAACAAGGAATAGCAGAAGGAACCATGTTTATTGAAATACCTGAACATCAAATTGATAATGGTAAAAAGAAGCTCGTTATAGACGTGTATAGTGATGAAAAACTGATAGAAACCACAAAAATTAACTTTATGGGACCGTCGAGTTATAATTAG
- a CDS encoding succinylglutamate desuccinylase/aspartoacylase family protein, whose product MQPHLLLDVKRTIYSHTNPKATKTLVFIGGIHGNEPAGIYGLQHVIAAICKHKLELQCNLYALAGNLNAIQKNIRYETTDLNRLWTHENIQKITSQTTFNSQEEKEQAELHECIQDILNTHSGTFIFIDLHTTSSETIPFITISDSLKNRAFVSNFQLPIILGIEEYLDGPLLTYINEFGYIALGFEAGQHEDPEAVKNCETFIWQALMAAEALTKHTIEPLNVLPKNFLKVKNLGTFYEISDRYHLKKEENFTMKPGFKNFDTIQKSQEIATSNSTTINANVSGKIFMPLYQKQGDDGFFIITEISTFWLKLSSMFRTLNLHHVLRILPGVQQDKSNANALIVNPKIAAFLATKIFHLFGYRKKVLKSEKWYFIKRD is encoded by the coding sequence ATGCAACCTCATCTCCTTTTAGACGTAAAGCGCACTATTTACAGTCACACCAATCCTAAAGCTACCAAAACGTTGGTTTTTATTGGTGGAATTCATGGCAATGAACCTGCGGGAATTTATGGACTGCAACATGTCATTGCCGCAATTTGCAAGCACAAACTTGAATTGCAATGTAATTTATATGCCTTGGCGGGAAATTTAAACGCGATTCAAAAAAATATTCGATATGAAACCACAGATCTCAATCGATTGTGGACACACGAAAACATTCAAAAAATTACGTCACAAACTACTTTCAATTCACAAGAAGAAAAAGAACAAGCAGAATTGCATGAGTGTATACAAGATATTTTAAACACGCATTCGGGAACGTTTATTTTTATCGATCTGCATACAACTTCCTCCGAAACGATTCCATTTATCACCATTAGCGATTCGTTAAAAAACAGAGCATTTGTATCTAATTTTCAGCTTCCGATCATTTTGGGAATTGAAGAATACCTAGATGGTCCATTACTAACGTACATTAACGAATTTGGATATATCGCCTTGGGTTTTGAAGCGGGACAACACGAAGATCCAGAAGCGGTCAAAAATTGTGAAACGTTTATTTGGCAAGCATTAATGGCTGCCGAAGCACTTACGAAACATACTATTGAACCGTTGAATGTTTTACCAAAGAACTTTTTAAAAGTTAAAAATTTAGGCACTTTTTATGAAATCAGTGATCGGTATCATCTGAAAAAAGAGGAAAATTTTACGATGAAACCTGGATTTAAAAATTTTGATACGATTCAAAAATCACAAGAAATCGCTACTAGCAATTCAACAACTATCAACGCAAACGTAAGTGGAAAAATATTTATGCCGTTGTATCAAAAACAAGGAGACGATGGATTTTTTATCATTACTGAAATTTCTACATTTTGGCTGAAACTTTCGAGCATGTTCAGAACCTTGAATTTACATCATGTATTGCGAATTTTACCTGGCGTACAACAAGACAAATCGAATGCAAATGCGCTTATCGTTAATCCGAAAATAGCTGCATTTTTAGCGACTAAAATATTTCACTTGTTTGGCTACCGGAAAAAAGTGTTGAAATCTGAGAAGTGGTATTTTATAAAAAGGGATTAG